The following are from one region of the Odontesthes bonariensis isolate fOdoBon6 chromosome 16, fOdoBon6.hap1, whole genome shotgun sequence genome:
- the LOC142401182 gene encoding uncharacterized protein LOC142401182: MTDCCAAANCDYQQQESENTTPLFSFPLDPERCKQWLDNCRRQDLASEPPEQLHKLYRLCAKHFEPSMISQQSASSWVLTEDAVPTIFDLTTPVNKQSTCNRKRARDPSEEEAAVVKKTKDNAAAEVPEVPEETKEAPGENSTATDLQKDNQTQEDGAISRAKETLKVYFKEILALTGFSINGENIGADEPVGGARGQQARNRICVEKIDKKEILQFSEDLMREEIQNSLRLARFFSILLQDVTNIEGKEQIPVFIRSVTVAGFPQKHLVGFLPCDLDAENLFYMLLSELRNKWGLRMEHCRGLTYLITGSMCQKMRDLTCRILQEFPQVVLSPSDPYAFNIWIIRCMPVPSIQKVADTVEQVASLLRRTPELSKRLEGKIQMTYGHIKGEVERIKTAITGNWEYGTDAFQTMLEVLEPFLTCINEIISKVDEDTAEQMAKLKPVLKNFNFIITLVVLKNTLCCVSILNSSLRGIISISSTLQYTISNALKLVSKYQQELPIFHRKWFSDAVGRAKKLGVEVSKPEMDQADTTETPLEDFYRETLSRPMLQYLVAEVKRVFSTEMVRILRWLSLVPSYMADHNFSIRRDKVADANLNNLARPDTFYEELGCWEVKWRHASKRRILPTTVFATLKIPDIGFYPNVQSLLRVLGTVPCVNAEADVYGQYHMVLERCQSYLNATLEDQRQCSMAFVYVNQDVHFSVEQMVDSYVQKHPDILQLLQRDDDTTKKLPQVAVHGNHAEKDTEEELHLINLEMDAERLVEMKCAETDREALKSALQAAVAAACSSHSRLNSDACSQDGEVDYVTKSEMKEVLTVCENSVREGILMEVGSSFFSLIIDRVMKLGEKDYLPLFLRFVDSFDVMRLELMGFLESDLDCDVMVQRLLEIVTVEWHLDLSNCRGQAYLGSGDVSYKLKAFACKVQEKYPLAISTHCSSYSFNTWWSKSIPVPAVKRALDAFEEVLMFYGSSAALEKQLDHVIAFGLRESYEKVQELQGKFCSLWQEKHDSYEVFVQMLEPLVECLEKVKNNPQRWKPFVSEQAGALLRKVMEFDFIIAMVVLKNASSFTRELSAGIQKDQFSAASQLCQISGIVATLNRVKTNMKVFHQNWFDEACAIAQSLRVQIEVPENSMPRDGMIKPVGYYKDCLSVPLVDNLINAVKDHFSEDHKEALNFLSLVPCSVTVSYMFESLKSKPPLYSSDLPDADNFFTELCCWRVTWKTKVASVTIPSSIFHTLRLPLMQYFGNINALLRIMSVLPSTELEDCGVVMRHNKFQDYLRNTRPKDRSPCLAMLHVGTDFSRDLDRMVTQCLKVTPQALEGICLDKESKSLIRNSENNMEVDCVKEEDEEPKVQQSPEKMQDQDMKAIDENGHTGDNRQSLATVFRLAAALGKKNSRLCDLSEEDREPLVQELKMCHWFGSESKSTPSISDDEMVNLLINGIRDVILKEIQESPFFSLITDKPVRIADKTHLPVFVRYVGESAPKVELMGFLPFDENCNVDRQASNLAKILTEDWGLPMSQCRGQAFMHLGSGYQSLKKMSLDFLKSYPPCVVTPSESCGLAHWLAGSVPCPSVAKMLDITEDLLLFFDESPCLEGQLAQAVDGLLNMPREALEEIPETCCSRWKKREDFFDILADTLEGILSCLDAVSSSTTGAKSIHAQVLSTALRNMDFIVTLVILKNACAPLRNCSTVFRCGNPADILCEVEKIPSIIETFDKMLENVSTLHSAWFEQAFQLASKVAPEQVCFSEEANNYDSPEIYYREKLSVPLLQSLIDEMKYCFSDSHLKALSVLSLLPSCNPQPILSDSVDKPFSLYLTDLPEPEAAEQEINTWATVWGEKYQDVALPTSIAEALVHPESKSHPTVSLLLRLVAVLPSVSMECDLMKTTLNSMRDLFKRTVCRGSRTNQVMLISHCTTLQRLPDVIEKCMEVDPESSPCLSQVMGTLQRLKLDGGSLEVKPEETTEGASIADPPADGEVKPAEQELEQGVIQGPRTAVSFYEPQLREQIIKQLWDSQFFTVITEHTVEIDGELYVPLCIRYLNKEDIQCEETLAFIPFTEDSVVLAEAIETALSEKWGLNMEYCRGQAMLSVGEVGAQMRAVSVAIANKYPQAVRTISSALSLNVWLAKSSPAEEAADGAFLIGKLLHWLTEDAERQNKLEDMIMYVFQHDEGKGSELTDKLTKNWEKSHEMHEVMVEILEAVMLCLNELKGEGSTSNQQQASHFFEAIRNFEFILSAVVQKSVLSATKKLSQSLLGKPLDMLLAVNSLPDLKVSLSQLQSDIDIHHKTWFEEAVALASKLHVTMLHPVLLEPLSEFYKESVSVKVVEHSIAEINDLFTEKVLDTLRCLEIVPYAMSKVETSILSGLVFRLYKEDLPDQTSLHSEMKAWKEKWLDPLAGYLPATVLDTLKTSQIRSFANIETLLRLLVILPFSRRESNFRQGKRSLQEFIQLEKKSLTELHPL; the protein is encoded by the exons ATGACTGACTGCTGCGCCGCAGCGAACTGTGATTACCAGCAACAGGAATCCGAAAATACTACTCCACTTTTCAGCTTCCCTTTGGACCCGGAGCG CTGCAAACAATGGTTGGACAACTGTCGTCGCCAGGATTTGGCATCGGAACCTCCAGAGCAGTTGCATAAGCTGTACAGACTCTGTGCGAAGCACTTTGAGCCCTCTATGATCTCTCAACAG agtgcTTCCAGTTGGGTTTTAACGGAAGATGCTGTTCCGACAATATTTGACCTTACAACGCCTGTCAATAAACAGTCCACCTGTAACAGGAAACGAGCCAGAGACCCA TCAGAAGAGGAAGCCGCTGttgtgaagaaaacaaaag ATAACGCAGCAGCAGAAGTACCAGAAGTACCAGAGGAGACAAAAGAAGCGCCTGGAGAGAACAGTACAGCGACTGACCTCCAAAAAGATAACCAAACCCAAGAGGATGGAGCCATCTCGAGAGCAAAAGAGACTTTGAAAGTTTATTTCAAGGAGATCCTGGCACTGACAGGATTCAGCATCAATGGCGAAAACATCGGTGCCGATGAGCCGGTCGGAGGTGCGAGGGGTCAGCAGGCGCGCAATCGTATCTGTGTGGAGAAAATTGACAAGAAAGAAATTCTGCAGTTCAGTGAAGACCTCATGCGGGAAGAGATCCAAAACAGCCTTCGCCTGGCACGATTCTTCTCCATTCTGCTGCAGGATGTGACGAACATAGAGGGAAAGGAGCAGATCCCAGTTTTCATCAGGTCTGTCACGGTTGCGGGTTTCCCACAAAAGCACCTCGTAGGATTCTTACCATGCGATCTGGATGCAGAAAATCTGTTTTACATGCTCCTCTCCGAGCTGAGAAATAAGTGGGGGCTGAGGATGGAGCATTGCAGAGGACTCACTTATCTCATTACAGGGAGCATGTGTCAGAAGATGCGAGATCTTACATGTAGAATCCTGCAGGAGTTTCCACAAGTAGTTCTGTCACCAAGTGACCCATATGCATTCAATATATGGATCATCCGCTGCATGCCTGTGCCGTCAATCCAGAAGGTGGCAGACACTGTGGAGCAGGTGGCCTCGTTACTCAGGAGAACACCGGAGCTGAGCAAACGATTGGAGGGAAAGATCCAGATGACTTACGGGCATATAAAAGGGGAAGTTGAGAGGATCAAAACAGCTATCACTGGGAATTGGGAATATGGTACCGACGCCTTCCAGACCATGCTAGAAGTTCTTGAGCCATTCCTGACCTGCATCAATGAGATCATTTCAAAGGTGGATGAAGATACTGCTGAACAAATGGCCAAGCTCAAGCCTGTTTTGAAGAATTTCAATTTCATCATCACACTTGTTGTTCTGAAGAACACCCTCTGTTGTGTGAGCATTCTTAACTCAAGTCTCAGGGGAATAATCAGCATCAGCAGTACTTTGCAGTACACAATTTCTAATGCCTTAAAGCTGGTAAGCAAATACCAACAGGAGCTCCCAATATTTCACAGGAAGTGGTTTTCAGATGCAGTTGGCCGAGCAAAGAAGCTGGGAGTGGAAGTCAGTAAACCAGAGATGGATCAAGCAGACACAACTGAGACCCCACTGGAGGACTTTTACAGAGAGACTCTAAGTCGGCCTATGTTACAGTATCTTGTTGCAGAGGTGAAGAGGGTGTTCAGCACAGAGATGGTGAGGATTCTCCGATGGCTCTCACTAGTGCCGTCTTACATGGCTGATCACAACTTCAGCATCCGCAGGGATAAGGTGGCAGACGCCAACTTAAACAACCTGGCACGGCCCGACACGTTCTATGAAGAGCTCGGCTGTTGGGAAGTGAAGTGGAGGCACGCGAGCAAGCGCAGAATCCTCCCCACCACGGTGTTCGCAACACTCAAGATTCCAGATATTGGGTTTTACCCAAATGTACAGAGCTTGCTGAGGGTGTTGGGCACCGTTCCGTGCGTAAATGCAGAGGCTGATGTCTACGGCCAGTACCATATGGTCCTGGAGCGATGCCAATCCTACCTGAATGCCACACTGGAGGACCAGAGACAGTGCAGCATGGCATTTGTGTATGTGAACCAGGATGTGCACTTCAGTGTCGAACAAATGGTGGACTCGTACGTCCAGAAGCATCCAGATATCTTGCAGTTGCTGCAAAGG GATGATGACACAACCAAGAAGCTTCCACAAG TGGCGGTCCATGGAAACCATGCTGAAAAGGATACTGAAGAAGAATTACATCTTATAAATCTAGAGATGGATGCTGAGAGGCTTGTGGAGATGAAATGTGCAGAGACTGACAGAGAAGCTCTTAAATCTGCTTTGCAGGCTGCAGTGGCGGCTGCTTGCAGCAGTCACAGCAGGTTAAACAGCGACGCTTGTTCTCAGGATGGAGAAGTTGACTATGTGACCAAGTCTGAAATGAAGGAAGTTCTCACTGTGTGCGAGAATTCTGTCAGGGAGGGAATCCTCATGGAAGTGGGTAGTTCgtttttttctttgatcatCGACCGTGTCATGAAACTGGGGGAGAAAGACTATCTTCCACTCTTTCTTAGGTTTGTGGACAGTTTCGATGTCATGCGATTAGAGCTGATGGGATTCCTTGAGTCGGATCTCGATTGTGACGTCATGGTACAACGCCTTCTGGAAATAGTTACTGTAGAGTGGCACCTTGATTTGAGTAACTGCAGGGGTCAAGCATACCTGGGCTCTGGTGATGTTTCCTACAAGCTGAAAGCCTTTGCCTGTAAAGTTCAGGAGAAGTATCCTCTTGCTATAAGCACACACTGTTCTTCCTACTCTTTCAACACATGGTGGTCAAAATCAATCCCAGTGCCTGCGGTTAAAAGAGCCCTAGATGCATTTGAAGAGGTCTTGATGTTTTATGGCAGCAGCGCTGCTCTAGAAAAACAGCTCGACCATGTGATAGCCTTTGGTCTCAGAGAGAGCTATGAAAAAGTCCAAGAGTTACAAGGGAAGTTCTGCTCCCTTTGGCAGGAGAAGCATGATTcttatgaggtgtttgtgcagATGCTTGAGCCCCTGGTCGAGTGTCTGGAGAAAGTCAAAAACAACCCACAGAGATGGAAACCTTTTGTGTCTGAACAAGCAGGAGCCCTTCTCCGCAAGGTTATGGAGTTTGATTTCATCATTGCGATGGTGGTCTTGAAGAATGCGTCTTCTTTTACCAGAGAGCTCAGCGCAGGTATCCAGAAGGACCAGTTCAGTGCTGCATCCCAGCTTTGCCAAATCAGTGGTATTGTGGCCACTCTGAACAGAGTGAAAACAAATATGAAGGTGTTCCACCAGAACTGGTTTGATGAGGCCTGTGCGATAGCACAGAGTCTTAGAGTACAGATTGAAGTGCCTGAAAACTCGATGCCAAGAGATGGCATGATAAAGCCAGTCGGATATTACAAAGACTGCCTGAGTGTGCCCCTGGTAGACAACCTCATCAATGCTGTGAAGGATCATTTTTCAGAGGACCACAAAGAGGCTCTGAACTTCCTCTCCCTGGTCCCATGCTCAGTCACAGTGAGTTACATGTTTGAGAGCTTGAAGTCAAAGCCTCCTCTCTACAGCAGTGATCTGCCTGATGCAGACAACTTCTTCACAGAGCTGTGTTGTTGGAGAGTAACATGGAAGACTAAAGTGGCATCCGTGACTATCCCAAGCTCCATATTCCACACATTACGTCTGCCGCTCATGCAGTACTTCGGGAACATCAATGCCCTGCTGAGGATTATGTCTGTGCTCCCCAGCACGGAACTTGAGGACTGCGGTGTTGTGATGCGCCACAATAAATTCCAAGACTACCTGAGAAATACACGTCCCAAAGACAGGTCCCCCTGTCTGGCTATGCTGCATGTGGGCACAGACTTCAGCAGAGACCTGGACCGCATGGTGACCCAGTGTTTGAAGGTTACTCCACAAGCTTTGGAGGGTATCTGTCTG GACAAGGAATCCAAGAGTCTCATCAGGAACTCTGAAAATAATATGGAAG TTGATTGTGtcaaggaggaagatgaggagccCAAAGTTCAGCAATCTCCTGAGAAGATGCAGGACCAGGACATGAAAGCAATAGATGAGAATGGGCACACAGGAGATAACCGTCAGAGTCTGGCTACAGTTTTTAGGCTGGCTGCAGCTCTGGGGAAAAAGAACAGCCGTCTTTGTGACCTCTCAGAAGAGGACAGAGAGCCACTTGTTCAGGAGCTCAAGATGTGCCACTGGTTTGGAAGCGAGAGCAAAAGCACACCATCTATTAGTGATGATGAAATGGTGAACCTCCTCATCAATGGAATCAGAGATGTCATACTTAAAGAAATACAGGAGTCTCCATTCTTCTCACTTATCACAGACAAACCTGTTAGAATTGCTGATAAAACCCACCTGCCTGTTTTTGTCAGGTATGTTGGTGAATCTGCACCAAAGGTAGAGCTCATGGGCTTCTTACCTTTTGATGAAAACTGTAATGTTGATCGGCAAGCCAGTAACCTTGCAAAGATTCTCACGGAAGACTGGGGCCTACCGATGTCTCAGTGTCGAGGACAAGCGTTCATGCATTTGGGCTCAGGATATCAAAGCCTGAAGAAAATGTCTTTGGATTTCCTCAAGAGCTACCCGCCTTGTGTCGTAACACCCAGCGAGTCTTGTGGTCTTGCCCATTGGCTGGCTGGGAGCGTGCCTTGCCCTTCAGTGGCAAAAATGCTGGACATCACAGAAGATCTGCTGCTTTTCTTTGATGAATCTCCTTGTCTGGAGGGGCAGTTGGCACAAGCTGTTGATGGGCTTTTGAATATGCCACGAGAGGCTTTAGAGGAAATTCCAGAAACCTGTTGCTCCAGGTGGAAAAAGAGAGAGGACTTCTTTGACATCCTTGCTGATACATTAGAGGGCATTCTTAGCTGCCTGGACGCTGTTAGCTCCAGCACCACAGGGGCTAAGTCCATACACGCACAAGTTCTCTCTACTGCTCTGAGGAACATGGATTTCATTGTCACCTTAGTGATTCTGAAAAATGCTTGTGCTCCATTAAGGAACTGCAGCACTGTCTTCCGCTGTGGAAACCCTGCTGACATCCTCTGTGAAGTGGAAAAAATTCCTTCAATCATAGAGACTTTTGACAAAATGTTAGAAAATGTGAGCACTCTGCACTCCGCTTGGTTTGAACAGGCATTCCAGCTCGCATCCAAGGTTGCTCCTGAACAAGTGTGCTTCTCGGAGGAAGCCAACAACTACGATTCTCCTGAGATTTATTACAGAGAAAAGCTGAGTGTCCCACTGCTCCAAAGTCTTATTGATGAAATGAAATACTGCTTCTCAGACAGCCACTTAAAGGCCCTCTCAGTCCTGTCTTTGCTGCCATCTTGCAATCCACAACCTATTCTGTCAGACTCCGTAGACAAGCCTTTCAGCCTCTACCTTACAGATCTCCCCGAACCTGAAGCCGCTGAGCAGGAAATCAACACTTGGGCCACTGTTTGGGGGGAGAAATACCAGGACGTTGCCCTTCCAACATCCATTGCTGAAGCACTTGTCCATCCAGAGTCCAAGAGTCACCCGACTGTTTCCTTACTGCTTAGGCTAGTTGCAGTCCTGCCTAGTGTCAGCATGGAGTGCGACCTGATGAAGACCACTCTGAATTCTATGAGGGATCTCTTTAAACGCACTGTATGCAGAGGCAGCAGGACAAATCAAGTGATGCTCATCTCTCACTGCACAACATTACAGAGGCTGCCAGATGTCATTGAGAAATGCATGGAAGTAGATCCCGAGAGCAGTCCATGTCTGTCGCAG GTCATGGGAACTCTACAGAGACTAAAGTTGGATGGAG GAAGCCTTGAGGTAAAACCAGAAGAAACAACAGAAGGTGCCAGCATTGCAGACCCACCTGCTGACGGAGAAGTGAAACCTGCTGAACAGGAACTGGAACAGGGGGTTATTCAAGGACCAAGAACGGCAGTGTCTTTTTACGAGCCGCAACTACGTGAACAAATCATCAAGCAACTCTGGGACTCTCAGTTCTTCACGGTTATAACTGAGCATACTGTTGAAATTGATGGTGAGCTCTATGTCCCGTTGTGCATCAGGTACTTAAACAAAGAGGACATCCAGTGTGAGGAAACACTGGCTTTCATCCCTTTCACTGAAGACTCGGTTGTCCTTGCCGAGGCTATTGAAACCGCCTTGTCTGAAAAGTGGGGGCTCAACATGGAGTATTGCAGAGGACAGGCCATGCTGAGTGTTGGTGAAGTAGGAGCTCAGATGAGGGCTGTAAGTGTAGCTATAGCCAACAAATACCCACAGGCTGTCAGAACTATCAGCTCTGCTTTGTCTCTCAACGTATGGCTGGCTAAATCTTCTCCTGCCGAAGAAGCAGCCGATGGCGCGTTCCTCATAGGGAAACTGTTACACTGGCTCACAGAGGACGCAGAACGCCAAAACAAACTGGAAGACATGATCATGTACGTGTTCCAGCATGATGAAGGAAAGGGCAGCGAGTTGACGGACAAACTCACCAAGAACTGGGAGAAGAGTCATGAAATGCATGAGGTAATGGTAGAGATTTTAGAAGCGGTCATGCTCTGCTTGAACGAGCTGAAAGGGGAGGGAAGTACTTCAAACCAGCAGCAAGCGTCGCACTTCTTTGAAGCGATCAGAAACTTTGAGTTCATCCTTTCTGCTGTGGTGCAGAAGAG